A stretch of DNA from Archangium lipolyticum:
GGTGTGCGGCAACAGCATCGTGGACACGGCCGTGGGCGAGGTCTGCGATGACGGCAACACGCGCTCGGGTGACGGCTGCAGCGCCGACTGCCTGTCCGCCGAGGTGTGCGGCAATGGCATCACGGACACCGCCAAGGGCGAGCTCTGTGACGACGGCAACAACGAGAGCGGTGATGGCTGCAGCGGCAACTGCAAGTCCAACGAGACGTGCGGCAATGGCATCACGGACACCGCCAAGGGCGAGGTGTGCGACGACGGCAACAACGTGAGCGGCGACGACTGCAGCTCCGACTGCCGGTCCGACGAGACGTGCGGCAACAACATCATCGACGACATCCGGGGCGAGGTGTGTGACGACGGCAACAACGTGAGCGGCGACAACTGCAGCGCCGACTGCCGCTCGAGCGAAGGTTGCGGCAACGGCGTGCGAGACCCGGAAGAGGACTGCGACGCCAAGGGCGAGTCGGCCACCTGCAACGCCAACTGCACGCTGCGCCGCTGCGGCGACTCCATCCTGAACCGGACGGCCGGAGAGCAGTGCGACACGGGAGGCGAATCGGAGACCTGCAACAACAACTGCACCGCGGTGGCCTGCGGTGATGGCATCGTGAACACCACCGCCCACGAGCAGTGCGATGTCGTCGGCGGCGGGGACACCACCAGTTGCGACAGCGACTGCACCATCGCCTACTGCGGTGACAACCGGGTCAACCCCGTCCGGGGCGAGCTGTGCGATTCGGGCGCCCGGAACACCGCCACCTGCAACGCCGACTGCACCCCGGCCGCTTGCGGCGACAGGTTCCTCAACACGGCGGCCAACGAGGTGTGCGACGAAGGTCCGAGCTCGCCCAACTGCGACCCCGACTGCACGCCGGCCTTCTGCGGTGACAATCTCATCAACGTCGTCAGGGGCGAGAGGTGCGACGACGGCAACTCCCGGAGCGATGACGATTGCCTCGACACGTGCCAGCCCAACGTCTGCGGCGACAGCATCCTCAACGTCTCCGGTCCCTCGCACCCCGAGGCCTGCGACGACGGCAACACCACGACCGAGAGCAGCTGTCCCTATGGCACCGCGGAGTGCGACCGCTGCTCCGCGGACTGCAAGACGCCCCTGCTGAACCTCCGGGGCAATGTCTGCGGTGATGGCTCGAAGGACCCGAATCCGGCCAACGAGGCCTGCGACGACGGCAACACCACGACCGAGGCCAACTGTCCCTATGGCACCGCGAGCTGCAACAAGTGCTCCTCGGACTGCAAGACGCCCCTGCCGAACCTCCGGGGCAACATCTGCGGTGACGGCTCGAAGGACCTGGATCCGGCCAACGAGGTCTGCGACGACGGCAACACCATCAAGGAGACCGCGTGCAGGTACGGCACCCTGGACTGCAACCAGTGTGATTCGGACTGCAAGACGATCCTGGTGCTCAGGGGCAACGTCTGCGGGGATGGAGTGAAGGACACGAACCCGGCGAACGAGCAGTGTGACGACGGCAACACCAGCGCCTGCGGCACCTGCAGCTCCGACTGCAAGACGAGGACGCTCGCGTACGCCACCGGTACCATCACCGCCGTGGCGAGCTCCGGCATCCAGGATGGCCAGACGTTCACCATCAGCGACGGCATCAACCCCCCCATCATCTTCGAGTTCGACCGGAACAACAGCCACAACAACTCCCGTGTCCCCGTCCCCGTCTCGAACAGCACCCCGGCGGATCAGATCGCCCTGGGCATCGTGACCGCCATCAACGGAGTGACCGATCCCTTCGAGATCAAGGCCACGTCCAGCGGGAACATCGTGACCCTGACCCACAACATGCAGGGGACGATCGGCAACCAGGTCATGACCGAGACGGTCCAGGACGGCAACTTCAAGGTGAACGGAATGAAGGGCGGCGGCGGCTACGACTGCACGGAGGGCACGAAGTGCACGACGACCGCGGACTGCGAGCGCGGCCTGACGTGCCTGGACAACACCTGCTCCACTCCTCCCGCTCCGACTCCGTAACAGCGGAGCCAGGATGAAGCCGCCGGCGCGGCCTGGTGCTCGTCGAGAGAGCGCGCCAGGACGTGGCCGGCGGTTTCGTTTCGTGCACCCCTCGCGAGTGACGGGAAGGCTTCCTCGCCAGCCCCACCGGGCCGCCCGCCGCTCCCAGGGCCTCCGCGGAATGCTCGCTCGAGGGCCTCGGCCATCGCCCTCTCGCGGGCGTGAGGCGAGCCCTCCCCGGCCAGGACCATCGGCCATCAACGCACGAGCGCTGGCGCTTCCTCACCGCGCGGGGGGCCACCGGAGCTTCGGGCCCATGCGGAAGCACCCCAAAAAAGAAGACGCCCGGGGCCATGGGGCTCCCGGGCGTCAGGACTTCACTGCTTCAACCGAGGGCTTAGTACGTGCCCTTCATCGTCACGTTGGCGTACGCGCTGTAGCCGTAGGAGCACGCGTACCAGGTGCCGGCGGCCGGGCTGCTGATGGTGCAGGTCTCGGTGTTGCCGCTCAGGTACGGACGGCAGGCATACGAGGTGGTGGTGGGCTGCGAGCCCTGCCTCACGTACAGGTCCGCGTCACCCGTGGTGCCCGTCTTGCCCGTCTGGGTGAAGACCACCGAGGTCTTCCCGGCCGGCACGTTCAGCGTGAAGCACTTCCACGAGGCCCCAGCGCCCGAGTACTGGGCCGACTCCACGCCGCTGGTCAGCACGTCGCCACCACCACCGGAGCCCGCGGTGTACGCGCCCTTCAGGCTCATGCCCGAGGCCGCCGAGTAGCCGTAGATCTTCACGTACCAGGTGCCGGTGCTCGGGGCGGCGATGGTGCAGTTCTCCGTGTTGCCACCCTTGTACGGACGGCAGTCGTACGAGGAGCTGGTCGGCGCGGAGCCGAACTTCACGTACATGTCGCCGTCACCCGTGCCACCGCTCAGGTCGAACGTCAGGTTGGTGGAACCCGCCGGCACGGCCAGCGTGTAGGTGCAGCTCCAGGCGCTGGCAGCGGCGGAGATGCCCGTCACCGGGACGCCGTTGGAGAGCGCCACCGTCGTCGTGCAGGTCGGCGGAGGAGGCGTACCAGCACCCACGCCCACCGCGGTCCAGGCCGCCGTCACGGACGCGACTTCCGCCGCCGTGTAGCCGAGCGCCGTCGCGGCCTGCTCGGTGTACGTCCTCGCCTGGGCGAAGTTGGTGGAGGCCGTCATGTAGTCCGTGTTGGCCTTGTAGAAGATGGCGCCGGCCTTCTGCACGCCAATGCCCGTCACCGTCGTGGTCGACTTGCCACGCGGGTGCGTGCCGCCCCTGGAGAGCAGCGTGAAGGCCAGGTTGGCGATGCCCGAGCTGTAGTGCACGTCCTTGCTGCCAGCGGTGCTCGTCCAGAAGTCCAGCGAGACGCCGTCCTTGGCCGGGTCGTACATGTAGCGGAGCGCGTCATTCGGGGTGGCCGGCGTCCAGATGTCGTCGCCCACCATGAACACCGCATCGGTGGTGGCCCAGGTGCCCGAGGCGTAGCTCTCGCAGTAGGCGCCGAAGATGTCGCTCATCGCCTCGTTGAGGCCACCGGACTCACCCGAGTAGGTGAGGTTGGACTCGTACTCGGTCACCGCGTGGGTGAGCTCGTGCGTGGTCACGTCCGCGGACAGACCCAGCATGCCCGAGTTCACGCCATCGCCATCGCCGTACACCATCTGGGTGCCGTCCCAGTACGCGTTCACGTACCTGGTGCTGTAGTGCACCGTGCTGATGAGCGCGGCGCCCGCGTTGTCGAACGAGTCGCGGCCGAAGTTGTTCTTGTAGCAGTCGTAGGTGCCACCCAGCTTGTCGTAGTTGCCGTCGACGTGGGCATCGCCCGTGGCCGCCTGGCCCTCGGAGCGCTTGAGCGTGCCCGGGGTGCTGCTGCCGTTGTTGGCGCTGTACACCTTGCGGTTGAGCGCGGTGTGGATGTCCGTGTCGCTGCCGAGGAAGGAGCCGTCGCGCGCGCTCACGAAGACGTGGTCACGCACGGGCAGCTCGGCGCCCTCGCCCGTCACCACCACCTCGTAGGCCAGCTGGAGCCGGCCGAGCTCGTTGCGGAAGTAGACCAGCTGGGCGCTCTCGGCGGACAGCCCGGTGCCCACGGTGTTGCGCAGGGCGGCCTGGATGGCGGCCTCGCGCGAGACGCGCGCCACGGCCGGCACGTTCTCGCCATCGCGGGCCGTGCCGTTGACCGCGTAGATGCGGCCCTCGGGGTCCACGTGGACGACGAGCTCATCGTTCACCACCGGCAGCCCGTTCTTCGTCTGGGCATAGCGCACGTGCGTGTGGCCCAGCTCGTCGACGCGGGAGCTCCGCACCACCAGGTCCGCCGCCTGCAGGCGGAAGATGGGGGCGATGCGGTTGAGCGCGTCGCCCATCTGGGCGCGCACGTCGCTGGCCGCGAGGCCGTGCAGCGACTGGCCCGTGGTACCGAAGTCACCCCGGACGAAGAAGGGAACCGCGCCGTCCTCGTGCTTGCCGAGGACCTCGGCGCCAGGGATGACGCTCAGGGCGGACTTCACGTCGGCCGAAGACAGGGTACCAACGCCGTCGGCGCCCTCCGTCTGCGTCTCGTTCGAGCCATCCACGCCGCACGCCGCGAGGGGCAGGGCGAGGAGCGCGGTCAGAATCCGATTACGAACCAAGGGGGGAAACCTCCTGCTGGCCGGTGACGGAGATGCCACCGCAGCCGGATCCTGCTTTCAGCAGGATGCATGCCGTTCCCTAAAGGCCCGTAAATCCATCTACTACCTGGTCAACCGATGCCCTCCCTGGTGCATCCATGTCCCAACCACCCACCGCCTCATGTAATGAATCTTGACAATCGGTTTGCCAAGCCCTCGAAAAAAGGGAACTCCTGGCGGCTCCCAGAACTGTCCTGATTCAGGACACCTTGTCACGAGTGGGTCACTTTGCACCCAAACAACCCTGGAGGGCGATACTCGGTCGGATGGTGAACGCCCGAGGATTCCAGGCATTCCCGGACACGCACCTCCTTCACCCTTCCGGATCGGCCGGGTGTCCGTGACGGAGCCGTCACGGGTCCGAAGGAGCGCGGGCCGGGGACGCGAGACTTTCGGCTGGCGGCCGGGAAGGCGAGCGCCAGTTCCTCCGTTTCATTTGACTTTGCAGCCGCCGGGGAAGAATGGAAGCGTCGCGTCGGCGTTACCCCGGGGCGCGTTTCCCCCCTCTCATCTCTCTCGCAGGTCTCCATGACGTCCTTTGTTCTCCTGGCCCAGATGGGCAACGAGCAGGTCGGTTGGCTCAGCCGCAAGCTGCTCGGCGTGACGCTCACCAGCGCCGAGTGGGTGCTGTGGGTGCTCGTCGTCCTGTCCGTCCTCTCCATCGCGTTGATGCTGGAGCGGGCCGTGTACTTCGCCACGCACCGGCTGCCCGACTCCGAGAAGCTGGCCGTGCGGCTGGCCCGGGGCGAGCTCGAGGCGGTGCGCACCGCGGTGGCCAACCGCAAGGGTATGGAGGCGGCGGTGCTGCGCGAGGCGCTGGCCTCGGTGGAGCAGGGTCCGGACACAGTGGAGCAGGTGATCGCCTCCACGGTGGCGCGCGAGCGTCCCCAGTACGAGCGCTACCTGTCCTTCCTGGGCACGCTGGGCAACAACGCCCCCTTCATCGGCCTGTTCGGCACGGTGCTCGGCATCATCAAGGCCTTCCACGACCTGGGCAACATGGGCGCCAAGGGCGCCGCCATCCAGCAGACGGTGATGGCGGGCATCTCCGAGGCGCTCGTGGCCACGGCGGTGGGTCTCGCCGTCGCCATCCCCGCGGTGGTGGCCTTCAACGTCTTCAACCGCCAGCTCAAGACGCTCACCTCGCGCACCACCGCGCTGGGCCATGCGCTGGTGGGCAGCCTGCGCGCCCAGGGCCGGAGCCCGGGCGCTGCCCAGGCCGTGGCGTCCGGGGAGGCGCGTTAAGCCATGGCCGGCGGCGCGCAGGACAACGACGAGGAGATCACCGGCATCAACGTCACCCCGCTGGTGGACGTGGTGCTGGTGCTCCTCATCATCTTCATGGTGACGGCCAACTTCATCGTCCGCGAGACGGTGGAGGTGGATCTGCCCCGCGCGGCCAATGGCGGCGAGACGGTGCAGGGGCTCGTCAACGTGGTGCTGGACAAGCAGGGCAAGCTCTTCTTCGACGGCGCCGAGGTGAGCGAGGACGAGCTGCGGCGCAAGGTGGTCGAGTCCCTGGCGAAGGACAAGGAGACGCGCGCCATCATCAGCGCGGACCAGAGCCTGCCGTACGGACGGGTGATGCGGCTCATCGACGTGGTGAAGGGTGAGGGCATCGCCAAGTTCGCGCTCAACATCGAGAAGGACGTGGCGCCCGCGGCAGCACCCGCGGTGCCCTGAAGGGTGTCTCCAAGGCCATGAGCCAGGCCGCGCTCGACAACCCGCTCCCCGACCGCCGCGACCACTCCTCGCGCGCGGTGCTCCTGTTCCTGCTCGTGTCCCTCATGGTGCACGGCGTGGGCTTCACGCTGTTGTCCCGGATGGCCGAGCGCACGCCGCCTCCGGTGCAGCGTCCCGTGGAGCTGGTGATGGTGGAGGTCCAGAAGCCGCCTCCGCCCCCGCCGCCTCCCAAGGAGGAGCCCAAGCCGGAGCCGCCCAAGCCGAAGGTGGTGCCCAAGCCCCCGCCCGTGAAGGTGGCCCAGGCGGAGAAGCCGCCCCCGCCGCCTCCGCCGGACGCGGCGCCCCCGCCTCCCAACGACGCGCCTCCGCCCGAGCAGCCCTCCAAGCCGGTGCCGCTGGTGGTGGGCATCTCCATGTCCTCCACCACGAGCGCCGGTGGCTTCGCCGCCCCGGTGGGCAACACCGTCTATGGAAAGACGGGCGACAAGGCGACGGACCCCAAGGAAGTCAAAGCCTACTCGGCGCCCAAGTACGTGCCCGTGTACCAGGTGGACACGGAGCCCTCCGTGGCCTCCGAGGTGAAGATCCCCTACCCCGACGAGGCCCGGCGCGCGGGCATCGAGGGCACGGTGACGCTCTCCATCACCATCGACAACGAGGGCCGCGTGGTGAAGGCCACCGTCGTCAAGGGCCTGGGCTATGGCCTGGACGAGGCGGCGCGTGAGGCCCTGCTGCGCTTCCGCTTCAAGCCGGCCGTCAAGAACGGCGAGCCCGTCTCCACGGAGATGAAGTACTCGTACACGTTCCTACTCGACTGAAGCGGACCCCCGCCCTCCTCGTCCCCGGCGGCGCCGGTGTAGAGTCCTCCCTACCCCCCCGCCGAGGACGACGGATGACGCTCTCCACCGAGGACCGCTTCAACATCGAGGTCATCAAGCTGATGCTGCAGGTCGCATGGGTCGACCGGGAGCTCACCCAGGCCGAGCGCCTGGTCATCCTGGGTCTGGGCCGCAGCTGGAACGTCCCCGAGGGGGAGCTGCACACCCTCATGGACAAGCTCAAGGCCGGCGGCACCATGCCCGAGCCGGACCTGGAGGTGCTGCGCACCCGTCCGGACGACGTGATGGAGGCCACGCGCGCCCTGTGCGTCTCCGACGGCAAGCTCGCCGAGGGGGAGAAGGCCCTGCTCGAGCGCATCAGCGCCCGGCTGAACGTACCGGGAAGCTGAGGCGCTCAGGCCACGGCCGGCTTCGCGGCGGGCGCCAGGTGCACGGTGATGTTCTGCGAGCCCGTCACGCTCAGGTACGTCTCCACGTTGCCCTTACCGCCCTGCTCGAAGGTGATGAGCTGCGTGCGGCTGCCGAACTTCGCCTCGACGGACAGCTTGTTGCCGCTGGCGGTGTACGTGGCCTGCGGCGCCTTGTTGCCATTGAGGCTGACCTCGGCCGTACCGTCCTCGTGCAGCTTCAGCGTGAGAGACAGGTCCCCCTTGTAGAAGACCGTGTCGATCTTCCCCTTGAAGGCGGCCTGGGTGGCGCCCACGTCGAGGAACTCGCCGCTGCCCACGTTCACGAAGAAGATGACCTGTGCGAGGACGTTGAGCTTCGTGCCCGCCGTGGTGCCGCGTCCGATGAAGTTGCGAAAGTCGACCATGGTGTCCCTGTACGATGTCGGGGTGTGAGGCGGAACGTCTCCCGCCTGGACCCTGCGCATCGTACAGCGGCGGACCCAGCCCCCCGCCGGGCTTTCTCTCCCCTCGGAAGGCGGCGTTCCCGGGCCGCCTGCCCCGGGAGCGGCCACGTGCTCCAGCCCATCGGACACCAGAAAAAATGAGGCCGGAAATCAGAAAGAAATCATCGGGAGGCAACCTTTTACCTACCCACACCGACAATTCCTCAGCCCACACGCCTTCCGAGAGTCACGAGGTCCCCCCATGTCCACCATCTCCCGCTCTTCCCTCTCCAACGTACACGGCGGCCTCGCTCGGGCGCTCGGCAGCAAGATCGACGCGCCGAAGCAGAAGAACGAGCTCGGCCAGCTCGAACAGATGCTGGCGAAGCTGGCCGAGGCCCTCGGCGGCAAGAACGGCGCGGGCGACGCGCAGGGCAAGTACAAGGCGGGCAAGGAGGACACCCTCGAGCTGCTGGCCAAGCTGCTCAAGATGCTCGGGTTCCCGGGCTCCGAGGAGGAGATCCTCAACCAGCTGAAGTCCCTCAACCCCCAGAGCAAGGACGGCAAGCTGCAGGCCGGCCAGCAGGTGCGCCTGCCCAGCCCCGGCGGCGTCAACGGCGACAGCACCTTCACCCCGGCGTCGACGCGCTCCGGTCCGAGCCTCGGTGGGCCCTCGTCGGTCGGTCCGGGCTCTCCGCTGTCGGGTGCCTCGGGTGCCTCGGGCGCCGCGCCCGTCTCCGACGGACAGCACGTGGTGGGCCGTGACGTGCCCTACATCAACCAGCTCAGCCCTACCGGTGCCGATGGCAGCTACACCAACGGCGCCATGAACTGCGGCCCTGCCTCCATGGCGATGCTCGCCCGGGAGATGGGCTACGGCGCCGGCATGACCGACGCCCAGCTCATCAACCACCTGGGCCAGATCGGCGGGACGAACTCCTCCGAGGGCACCAACGTCAACGGCATCGTCGCCATGGCCAACGCCATGGGCAAGAACGCTCAAATCAACCAGGGCACGAACGTGTCGTGGATGGCGGACCAGTTGCGCCAGGGCAAGCAGGTCGTCGCGCTCGGCGACTTCCACGCCATGCCGCCGCACCAGGACGAGGGCCGCACCTCCGGCCACTTCGTGACCGTCACGGGCATGGACGCCAACGGCAACTTCCTCGTGCGCGACCCGGCCGACCCGAACGTGCGCGCCGTCTCCCCGGAGCAGATGGCCCACTTCCTCGGCTCCCATCCGGCCGGTGGCCACCAGGTTGCGATCGGCTGAGCCACTCCCCTAGGTTCCGTCCATGGCTCAGACGAACACGAGGAAAGAGGTCTGCCTCACCTGCAAGCGTGAGGCGGCTCCCCAGGTATTTGGTGCCTGGTACGACGCCAAGGGCTCCAACGGGATGCTGCTGCGCTTCTGGATGTGCAACCCGTGTGCGATTCCGCTCG
This window harbors:
- a CDS encoding MotA/TolQ/ExbB proton channel family protein — protein: MTSFVLLAQMGNEQVGWLSRKLLGVTLTSAEWVLWVLVVLSVLSIALMLERAVYFATHRLPDSEKLAVRLARGELEAVRTAVANRKGMEAAVLREALASVEQGPDTVEQVIASTVARERPQYERYLSFLGTLGNNAPFIGLFGTVLGIIKAFHDLGNMGAKGAAIQQTVMAGISEALVATAVGLAVAIPAVVAFNVFNRQLKTLTSRTTALGHALVGSLRAQGRSPGAAQAVASGEAR
- a CDS encoding C39 family peptidase; the encoded protein is MSTISRSSLSNVHGGLARALGSKIDAPKQKNELGQLEQMLAKLAEALGGKNGAGDAQGKYKAGKEDTLELLAKLLKMLGFPGSEEEILNQLKSLNPQSKDGKLQAGQQVRLPSPGGVNGDSTFTPASTRSGPSLGGPSSVGPGSPLSGASGASGAAPVSDGQHVVGRDVPYINQLSPTGADGSYTNGAMNCGPASMAMLAREMGYGAGMTDAQLINHLGQIGGTNSSEGTNVNGIVAMANAMGKNAQINQGTNVSWMADQLRQGKQVVALGDFHAMPPHQDEGRTSGHFVTVTGMDANGNFLVRDPADPNVRAVSPEQMAHFLGSHPAGGHQVAIG
- a CDS encoding ExbD/TolR family protein: MAGGAQDNDEEITGINVTPLVDVVLVLLIIFMVTANFIVRETVEVDLPRAANGGETVQGLVNVVLDKQGKLFFDGAEVSEDELRRKVVESLAKDKETRAIISADQSLPYGRVMRLIDVVKGEGIAKFALNIEKDVAPAAAPAVP
- a CDS encoding energy transducer TonB, translated to MSQAALDNPLPDRRDHSSRAVLLFLLVSLMVHGVGFTLLSRMAERTPPPVQRPVELVMVEVQKPPPPPPPPKEEPKPEPPKPKVVPKPPPVKVAQAEKPPPPPPPDAAPPPPNDAPPPEQPSKPVPLVVGISMSSTTSAGGFAAPVGNTVYGKTGDKATDPKEVKAYSAPKYVPVYQVDTEPSVASEVKIPYPDEARRAGIEGTVTLSITIDNEGRVVKATVVKGLGYGLDEAAREALLRFRFKPAVKNGEPVSTEMKYSYTFLLD
- a CDS encoding tellurite resistance TerB family protein; the encoded protein is MTLSTEDRFNIEVIKLMLQVAWVDRELTQAERLVILGLGRSWNVPEGELHTLMDKLKAGGTMPEPDLEVLRTRPDDVMEATRALCVSDGKLAEGEKALLERISARLNVPGS
- a CDS encoding M4 family metallopeptidase; the encoded protein is MVRNRILTALLALPLAACGVDGSNETQTEGADGVGTLSSADVKSALSVIPGAEVLGKHEDGAVPFFVRGDFGTTGQSLHGLAASDVRAQMGDALNRIAPIFRLQAADLVVRSSRVDELGHTHVRYAQTKNGLPVVNDELVVHVDPEGRIYAVNGTARDGENVPAVARVSREAAIQAALRNTVGTGLSAESAQLVYFRNELGRLQLAYEVVVTGEGAELPVRDHVFVSARDGSFLGSDTDIHTALNRKVYSANNGSSTPGTLKRSEGQAATGDAHVDGNYDKLGGTYDCYKNNFGRDSFDNAGAALISTVHYSTRYVNAYWDGTQMVYGDGDGVNSGMLGLSADVTTHELTHAVTEYESNLTYSGESGGLNEAMSDIFGAYCESYASGTWATTDAVFMVGDDIWTPATPNDALRYMYDPAKDGVSLDFWTSTAGSKDVHYSSGIANLAFTLLSRGGTHPRGKSTTTVTGIGVQKAGAIFYKANTDYMTASTNFAQARTYTEQAATALGYTAAEVASVTAAWTAVGVGAGTPPPPTCTTTVALSNGVPVTGISAAASAWSCTYTLAVPAGSTNLTFDLSGGTGDGDMYVKFGSAPTSSSYDCRPYKGGNTENCTIAAPSTGTWYVKIYGYSAASGMSLKGAYTAGSGGGGDVLTSGVESAQYSGAGASWKCFTLNVPAGKTSVVFTQTGKTGTTGDADLYVRQGSQPTTTSYACRPYLSGNTETCTISSPAAGTWYACSYGYSAYANVTMKGTY
- a CDS encoding DUF4215 domain-containing protein; translated protein: MRREPPSFVRSGHSALLALALLALPLLSACFEPTTVACPAGLYCPAGQKCAARQEICLKTDCGDGIIQLGEVCDDGNIVDGDGCSRTCASNEICGNKVVDIAAGEKCDDGNTKSGDDCSSDCRSNEVCGNSIVDTAVGEVCDDGNTRSGDGCSADCLSAEVCGNGITDTAKGELCDDGNNESGDGCSGNCKSNETCGNGITDTAKGEVCDDGNNVSGDDCSSDCRSDETCGNNIIDDIRGEVCDDGNNVSGDNCSADCRSSEGCGNGVRDPEEDCDAKGESATCNANCTLRRCGDSILNRTAGEQCDTGGESETCNNNCTAVACGDGIVNTTAHEQCDVVGGGDTTSCDSDCTIAYCGDNRVNPVRGELCDSGARNTATCNADCTPAACGDRFLNTAANEVCDEGPSSPNCDPDCTPAFCGDNLINVVRGERCDDGNSRSDDDCLDTCQPNVCGDSILNVSGPSHPEACDDGNTTTESSCPYGTAECDRCSADCKTPLLNLRGNVCGDGSKDPNPANEACDDGNTTTEANCPYGTASCNKCSSDCKTPLPNLRGNICGDGSKDLDPANEVCDDGNTIKETACRYGTLDCNQCDSDCKTILVLRGNVCGDGVKDTNPANEQCDDGNTSACGTCSSDCKTRTLAYATGTITAVASSGIQDGQTFTISDGINPPIIFEFDRNNSHNNSRVPVPVSNSTPADQIALGIVTAINGVTDPFEIKATSSGNIVTLTHNMQGTIGNQVMTETVQDGNFKVNGMKGGGGYDCTEGTKCTTTADCERGLTCLDNTCSTPPAPTP